A window of the Brassica napus cultivar Da-Ae chromosome C5, Da-Ae, whole genome shotgun sequence genome harbors these coding sequences:
- the LOC106395300 gene encoding uncharacterized protein LOC106395300, translating into MGDDKRDQKPYSYEKAKTFSCNSHSSSLVRLISKLVLTFAVIFCIQFVFYSYDFTSYAPPRSLMKIAVSPAGSGSGSYTSPNPEDTEIKHVVFGIAASAKLWKRRRDYVKLWWKPNGEMNGVVWLDKHLDDNDTVSAGLPPIKISSDTSRFEYTYPKGNRAALRLTRIVSETVRLLNGTESERNVRWIVMGDDDTVFFTENLVSVLRKYDHKQFYYIGSSSESHIQNLKFSYGMAYGGGGFAISYPLAKALEKMQDRCIQRYPELYGSDDRIHACMAELGVPLTREVGFHQFDIYGKLLGLLSAHPLAPIVSMHHLDIVDPVFPNMGRVNAMKRLMVPAKLDSACLTQQSVCYDTTHRWTVSVSWGYTVQIIRGVLSAREMEIPTRTFIDWYKHGDGKSYAFNTRLFSKSMCQRPRVYFLSNALPDSALHRTASEYVRWYDMWDLECDWDVSDPSDIERVIVYKKLDPDRWNKNKAPRRDCCRILPTKKNGTMVIDVGACEDDEIVEFSVK; encoded by the exons ATGGGAGACGATAAGAGAGATCAAAAGCCATATTCATACGAGAAAGCTAAAACGTTTTCATGTAACTCACATTCTTCGTCTTTGGTTAGGCTCATCTCAAAGCTAGTCTTAACTTTCGCCGTTATATTCTGCATCCAATTCGTTTTCTACTCTTATGATTTCACCTCCTATGCTCCACCTCGATCTCTGATGAAAATCGCGGTTTCGccagccggatccggatccggatcttaCACGAGTCCAAACCCCGAAGACACGGAGATAAAACACGTGGTCTTCGGGATCGCAGCGTCTGCGAAGCTGTGGAAACGCCGAAGAGACTACGTGAAGCTCTGGTGGAAACCCAACGGGGAAATGAACGGCGTCGTTTGGTTAGACAAACATCTTGACGACAACGACACCGTTTCCGCGGGTCTGCCTCCTATCAAAATATCTTCCGACACGTCAAGGTTCGAGTACACATACCCAAAGGGTAACAGAGCGGCGCTGAGACTCACGCGAATCGTGTCCGAGACAGTGAGGCTTTTAAACGGAACAGAGTCTGAGAGAAACGTGAGGTGGATTGTGATGGGAGACGACGACACCGTGTTTTTCACGGAGAATCTTGTTAGCGTTCTGAGAAAATACGATCACAAGCAGTTCTATTACATTGGAAGCTCGTCGGAGAGTCACATTCAGAATCTGAAGTTCTCTTACGGGATGGCTTATGGTGGAGGAGGATTCGCCATTAGCTACCCCTTGGCTAAAGCGTTGGAGAAGATGCAAGATCGTTGCATTCAGAGATACCCTGAATTGTACGGCTCCGACGATCGGATTCACGCTTGTATGGCGGAGCTTGGTGTTCCTTTGACTAGAGAAGTTGGTTTTCATCAG TTTGATATATATGGGAAACTACTGGGCCTGTTATCAGCCCATCCATTAGCTCCAATTGTCTCCATGCATCATCTAGACATAGTGGATCCAGTATTCCCAAACATGGGTCGAGTCAACGCCATGAAGCGCCTCATGGTTCCAGCCAAACTGGATTCAGCGTGCCTCACTCAGCAATCAGTTTGTTATGACACTACACACCGTTGGACTGTGTCTGTGTCATGGGGATACACAGTTCAGATTATACGTGGTGTATTGTCAGCGAGAGAGATGGAGATCCCGACACGCACATTTATAGATTGGTACAAGCACGGAGACGGCAAAAGCTACGCTTTTAACACACGTCTTTTCAGCAAAAGCATGTGTCAACGTCCACGCGTGTACTTCCTCTCCAATGCGCTTCCTGATTCGGCCTTACACAGAACTGCAAGCGAGTACGTGAGGTGGTATGACATGTGGGATCTTGAATGTGATTGGGATGTGTCGGATCCTTCTGATATCGAACGGgttatagtttataaaaaacTCGATCCCGATAGATGGAACAAAAATAAG GCTCCGAGAAGAGATTGTTGTAGAATATTGCCTACGAAAAAGAATGGGACGATGGTGATTGATGTTGGAGCTTGTGAAGATGATGAAATTGTTGAATTCTCTGTCAAATAG
- the LOC106395007 gene encoding cytochrome P450 86A4-like, with product MEMSNVMLLVAVVAAYWLWFKRISRWLKGPRVWPVLGSLPGLIEQRDRMHEWITENLRACGGTYQTCICAVPFLARKQGLVTVTCDPRNLEHMLKTRFDNYPKGPTWQSVFHDLLGQGIFNSDGDTWLFQRKTAALEFTTRTLRQAMGRWVNQGIKLRFCPILESAQAKSEPIDLQDLVLRLTFDNICGLAFGKDTRTCAPGLPENGFATAFDRATEASLQRFIMPEFLWKLKKWLGLGLEVSLSRSLGEIDGYLAKVISTRKQELMTQQESGAQGHDDLLSRFMMKKKEAYSDTFLQHVALNFILAGRDTSSVALSWFFWLITMHPAVEDKIVREICSVLIETRGTENNAASWTEEPLNFDEIDRLVYLKAALSETLRLYPSVPEDSKHVENDDVLPDGTFVPAGSSVSYSIYAAGRMKSTWGEDCLEFIPERWISPIDGKFINHDQYRFVAFNAGPRICLGKDLAYLQMKTIAAAVLLRHRLTVVPGHKVEQKMSLTLFMKNGLLVNLHKRDLQGIIKSLVVAKSDGVVNGNCTGVTCGGAAVYVNTEVPVVA from the exons ATGGAAATGTCCAATGTGATGCTTCTTGTAGCTGTCGTTGCAGCATATTGGCTATGGTTCAAGAGGATATCACGATGGCTAAAGGGACCACGTGTGTGGCCTGTATTGGGCAGTCTCCCTGGTCTGATAGAGCAGcgtgataggatgcatgaatgGATCACCGAGAACCTCCGTGCGTGCGGTGGCACATACCAGACTTGTATCTGTGCAGTACCTTTCTTGGCAAGGAAGCAAGGTCTAGTGACTGTCACCTGTGACCCGAGGAATCTTGAACACATGCTCAAGACCCGGTTCGATAATTACCCTAAAGGTCCCACGTGGCAATCCGTCTTCCACGACCTTCTAGGTCAAGGTATTTTCAACTCTGACGGCGATACTTGGCTCTTCCAACGCAAAACCGCTGCTCTCGAGTTCACAACAAG AACGTTGAGGCAAGCCATGGGTAGATGGGTAAACCAAGGAATTAAGCTCCGGTTCTGTCCAATTCTTGAATCGGCTCAAGCCAAATCCGAGCCGATCGATCTCCAAGACTTGGTACTCCGTCTCACATTCGATAACATTTGCGGATTGGCATTCGGTAAGGACACAAGAACCTGTGCACCGGGGCTTCCCGAGAACGGCTTTGCCACCGCTTTCGATCGCGCCACCGAAGCCTCGCTTCAACGGTTTATTATGCCTGAGTTTCTGTGGAAGCTAAAGAAATGGCTAGGACTCGGCTTAGAAGTCAGCTTGAGCCGAAGCTTGGGAGAGATCGATGGATATTTAGCAAAGGTTATAAGTACACGTAAGCAGGAGTTGATGACTCAGCAAGAAAGTGGAGCCCAGGGACACGACGATCTCCTCTCTCGCttcatgatgaagaagaaagaagcgtACAGCGACACTTTCCTCCAACACGTGGCGCTTAACTTCATCCTAGCTGGACGCGACACGTCATCGGTAGCGCTGAGCTGGTTCTTCTGGCTTATCACGATGCATCCAGCCGTCGAAGATAAAATCGTCCGGGAGATCTGCTCCGTTCTGATCGAGACACGTGGCACTGAGAACAACGCCGCGTCTTGGACGGAGGAGCCGTTAAATTTCGACGAGATCGACCGGCTGGTTTACCTGAAGGCGGCGCTCTCTGAGACGCTCAGGCTTTACCCTTCGGTGCCGGAAGATTCGAAGCACGTCGAGAACGACGACGTTTTACCTGACGGAACTTTCGTTCCCGCGGGATCTTCGGTGAGTTATTCGATATACGCGGCGGGGAGGATGAAGTCGACTTGGGGAGAAGACTGTCTGGAGTTTATCCCGGAGAGATGGATCTCGCCGATCGACGGCAAATTCATCAACCACGATCAGTATCGATTCGTGGCATTCAACGCCGGACCGAGAATCTGCCTGGGAAAAGATCTGGCGTATCTTCAGATGAAGACCATCGCGGCGGCGGTGCTTCTCCGTCACCGGCTTACGGTGGTTCCGGGACACAAGGTGGAGCAGAAGATGTCGCTGACGCTTTTTATGAAGAATGGACTTCTGGTTAATCTCCATAAGAGGGATCTCCAAGGAATCATCAAGAGTCTAGTGGTGGCTAAGAGTGACGGTGTCGTTAATGGCAATTGTACCGGTGTCACTTGTGGAGGCGCCGCCGTGTACGTAAATACGGAAGTTCCGGTGGTGGCTTGA
- the LOC106395200 gene encoding ferric reduction oxidase 2-like — protein sequence MEMTKFFMMVVFLGTIMLWIMMPTLTYKNKWQPYMRLKFGASTYFGATGTTLFMYMFPMILVACLGCVYLHFKKRKSPHHIDREIKGGVWSALRKPMLVKGPLGIVSVTEIMFLAMFGALLLWSFITYLRNKFATITPQSAAADGQYLWQAKLESAALRIGFIGNICLAFLFLPVARGSSLLPAVGLTSESSIKYHIWLGHMVIAIFTAHGLCYIIYWVSVHEISQMLMWDTKDISNLAGEISLVAGLVMWATTYPAVRRRFFEVFFYTHYLYIVFMLFFVFHVGISYTFISFPGFYIFMVDRFLRFLQSRDNIRLLSARILPSDTIELTFSKNPRLVYSPTSILFVNIPSISRLQWHPFTITSSSNLEAEKLSVVIKSEGKWSTKLYQRLSSSHQIDRLAVSVEGPYGPASTDFFMHEALVMVSGGSGITPFISVIRDMIATSQNQKCKIPKITLICAFKNSSEISMLHLVLPLSGLQTELSSDINIKIEAFITREKEPRSEATTEQIKTLWFKPSLSDQPISAILGPNSWLWLGGILSSSFLIFMIIIGIISRYYIYPIDHNTYKIYSWTSESIIYILVICVSIMATSSAAMFWNKKKYGNNVETKQVQNVELPSTTSSPTSCGYNSMREIESSPQESLVQRTTLHYGERPNLTKLLLDVEGSSVGVLVCGPKKMRQKVAKICSTGLAKNLHFESISFSW from the exons ATGGAGATGACTAAGTTCTTCATGATGGTGGTTTTCCTTGGAACTATCATGCTTTGGATCATGATGCCAACACTAACTTATAAAAACAAGTGGCAGCCTTATATGCGTCTAAAGTTTGGAGCATCAACTTATTTTGGTGCCACAG GGACGACACTTTTCATGTATATGTTCCCGATGATCCTTGTAGCTTGTCTGGGATGTGTGTATCTCCACTTCAAGAAACGAAAGAGTCCACACCATATTGATAG GGAGATAAAGGGGGGAGTGTGGAGTGCACTGAGAAAGCCAATGTTAGTGAAGGGACCATTGGGGATAGTCTCAGTTACTGAGATCATGTTCTTGGCTATGTTTGGGGCTCTTCTTCTCTGGAGCTTTATCACTTACTTGCGCAATAAATTTGCCACTATCACTCCTCAATCAGCCGCTGCAGATGGCCAATATTT GTGGCAAGCCAAGCTGGAATCAGCGGCGCTAAGGATAGGGTTTATCGGAAACATATGTTTAGCGTTTTTGTTCTTACCGGTGGCACGCGGCTCGTCGTTGCTACCGGCGGTAGGACTAACTTCGGAGTCAAGCATCAAATACCATATTTGGCTGGGCCATATGGTCATTGCAATTTTCACCGCTCATGGTCTATGTTACATCATATATTGGGTCTCTGTGCATGAAATCTCCCAG ATGCTCATGTGGGATACAAAGGATATATCGAACTTGGCTGGAGAGATATCTCTGGTGGCCGGGCTTGTTATGTGGGCCACCACATATCCAGCGGTAAGGAGGAGATTCTTCGAAGTCTTCTTCTACACACACTACCTCTACATCGTCTTCAtgctcttcttcgtcttccacgTCGGCATCTCTTACACGTTTATCTCTTTTCCCGGTTTCTACATCTTCATGGTCGATCGTTTCCTTAGGTTTCTCCAGTCACGTGACAATATACGCTTGCTCTCTGCTCGGATTCTTCCTTCCGACACCATCGAGCTCACTTTCTCCAAAAACCCTA GGTTGGTTTATAGCCCGACGAGCATATTGTTTGTGAACATACCGAGCATTTCAAGGCTACAATGGCATCCATTTACGATAACTTCGAGTAGCAACCTTGAGGCAGAGAAGCTAAGTGTTGTGATCAAAAGCGAAGGCAAATGGTCAACTAAACTTTATCAGAggctttcttcttctcatcaGATAGACCGCCTTGCTGTTTCTGTCGAGGGTCCTTATGGCCCTGCTTCCACCGATTTCTTTAT GCATGAAGCTCTGGTTATGGTGAGCGGAGGAAGTGGCATAACTCCATTTATCTCTGTCATCCGTGATATGATTGCAAcaagccaaaaccaaaaatgcAAAATCCCCAAAATCACGCTGATTTGCGCTTTTAAGAACTCTTCAGAAATATCCATGCTCCATCTTGTCTTGCCATTATCCGGCCTCCAGACCGAACTCTCCTCCGACATAAACATCAAAATCGAAGCCTTCATAACCCGAGAGAAAGAGCCAAGAAGCGAAGCTACAACGGAGCAAATCAAAACACTTTGGTTCAAACCAAGTCTTTCAGACCAACCCATCTCAGCAATCCTCGGACCAAACTCATGGCTCTGGCTCGGCGGAATTCTATCATCATCGTTCCTCATCTTTATGATAATTATCGGTATCATCAGTAGGTATTACATTTACCCGATCGACCACAACACCTACAAGATCTATTCATGGACTTCAGAATCCATTATATACATCTTGGTCATCTGTGTGAGCATCATGGCCACTTCAAGTGCAGCTATGTTTTGGAACAAGAAAAAGTACGGCAACAACGTTGAAACTAAACAGGTCCAGAACGTCGAACTTCCATCTACAACGTCTTCTCCAACCTCGTGCGGTTATAATTCCATGAGAGAAATCGAAAGTTCCCCACAAGAATCGCTAGTGCAACGCACCACCCTGCATTACGGAGAAAGACCTAACCTCACGA AACTACTACTTGACGTGGAAGGTTCGAGTGTGGGAGTTCTTGTGTGTGGTCCAAAGAAGATGAGACAAAAGGTTGCGAAAATATGTTCCACTGGTTTGGCTAAGAATCTCCATTTCGAATCTATCAGTTTCAGCTGGTGA
- the LOC106355770 gene encoding replication protein A 70 kDa DNA-binding subunit B-like yields the protein MAGDSLELVLSDAHGTKIHASCKKTYMDELATKVPVGEWINIDNFSLTNAPRTFRTTKNPLKMNFLHNTDISESTLRIDDNFLDLVDFETILTGKHNTNILIDLIGQVLDLGDLDTVHCTGGKERKNDLRLPCCLWGTYAENVYNACQEAEDGFIVCLLRFAKIGHFRGEVQISNAYDSSKIFINPDIQEAQAFRKIDSGDSLAITISDSGDNKLDKKLVSHKWMQCQEKNLAELVESTEVEPCRVIATICDIDTDWGWYLFGCFDCNKKVFQESKTVKRVNGKDVLKYVWWCETCQKLVYSVKPQFKIHLMVKDDTGESSFMLLDSIAKVIVPQSAEYLLNGSLDELEEDADFPDAITTLIGQTFTFGVYVEKDNSSAEGVCYKVGKVWKDLKLLKIGDNSESGSAPSSSFVSEAPLLLQDNEPNEAASTPSKRKNEENKDTPDKTSTSKKLCTKVIKKEKK from the exons ATGGCTGGTGACTCACTCGAATTAGTCCTTTCTGATGCTCAT GGTACAAAAATTCATGCATCGTGTAAGAAGACTTACATGGATGAGTTGGCTACGAAAGTTCCTGTTGGAGAGTGGATCAACATTGATAACTTCAGTTTGACGAATGCTCCCCGTACATTTCGAACAACCAAAAATCCTTTGAAAATGAATTTCCTTCACAACACGGACATCTCGGAGTCAACTCTCCGGATTGATGATAATTTTCTGGATTTGGTTGATTTTGAAACCATACTAACTGGCAAGCATAATACAAACATCCTTATTG atttaattGGACAGGTTTTGGACTTGGGTGATCTTGATACAGTTCATTGTACtggaggaaaagaaaggaaaaa TGATCTAAggttgccttgctgcctttgggGAACATATGCTGAGAATGTTTACAATGCTTGCCAAGAAGCTGAAGATGGGTTTATTGTATGCCTTCTAAGATTCGCTAAGATTGGTCATTTTAGAG GAGAAGTCCAAATCTCAAATGCTTATGATTCAAGTAAAATCTTCATCAATCCAGACATACAGGAAGCACAAGCATTTAGAAAAAT TGATTCTGGTGACAGTCTAGCCATCACCATATCCGATTCAGGCGATAACAAATTGGATAAAAAATTGGTCAGCCACAAGTGGATGCAATGCCAGGAGAAAAATCTTGCAGAGTTGGTTGAATCTACTgag GTTGAACCATGCAGAGTTATTGCAACTATATGTGACATTGATACCGATTGGGGTTGGTATTTGTTTGGTTGCTTCGATTGCAACAAGAAGGTTTTTCAAGAGTCAAAAACTGTCAAGAGAGTGAACGGTAAAGATGTACTGAAATATGTGTGGTGGTGTGAGACATGCCAAAAATTGGTGTATTCTGTAAAACCACA atttaaaattcatttgatGGTTAAAGATGACACTGGTGAATCATCTTTTATGTTGTTGGATTCGATTGCTAAAGTGATTGTTCCTCAATCTGCTGAATACCTACTTAATGGTTCATTAGATGAA CTAGAAGAAGATGCTGATTTTCCTGATGCAATTACAACTTTGATTGGTCAAACATTTACATTTGGAGTTTACGTTGAAAAGGACAATTCATCTGCTGAAGGGGTATGCTACAAAGTTGGTAAGGTTTGGAAAGATCTAAAGTTACTAAAGATTGGTGACAACTCAGAATCTGGTTCTGCTCCTTCTAGCAGTTTTGTATCTGAG GCACCGCTTTTGCTACAAGACAATGAACCTAATGAAGCTGCATCTACTCCTTCCAAACGCAAGAATGAAGAAAACAAAGACACGCCTGATAAGACATCTACTTCGAAAAAGCTATGCACTAAAGTGattaagaaggagaagaagtga